The Nitrospirota bacterium DNA window GGTTAGTCGCAGGTGACGTTTTTTTATTTGATTTCGTCATAGACAAGGCAAAAAAAAAGGGCTACAATCACCACAATAGATCGTGGTTTAGGCAGCCCTTTTATTGTTCTTTTCGTTCGGCCAGATATCGGATACGACCATTCCGATCGCATCGGCTATGGCCTGGCGTAGTCGCTGGTTTTTATTTCTGCCGGCGATCACGTGTGTGACGTATGACCGAACAACATCCTGACTCCTGGCGATCTTGGCTTGCGAGATTCCTTTTTTGAGGAGTCTTATTTTTATGTCTACCGGCCTCAACATGTAGAGAGTATATCATATTGTGAACTATAGTCAAGCAAAAAGTGAACATGAAAAAAGATATTTTTCAAATAGTGGAAAGTATTAAAAAAGAAGGTGAATATTCATCCGATGGTGAGGTTGCGGCCGCTTTCGATATGACGAAGACGGCCCTTTCCAACCATAAGGCTCGCAGAACCATTCCCTATGAGGCTTTGTCCACATTCTGCGACAGGAGCGGCTTTTCTCTTGATTGGTTGCTGACGGGGACCGGCGCTGTGCGACGCGGAGGGTATGACCAGGGGCCGGTTCATTCCATTGTCTCGGAGAACAGGGCCGATTTTGGCGACTATGAGTTTGTCTCACAGGTACGCGGTGAGATCAGCGCCGGCGGCGGACTAATACCCGACAACGCGGTGGAGTTGAAAATTGCCTTCAGAAAAGAATGGATAAAGCGTCGCGGTGATCCGAATAATATGTCTTTGATCCGTGTGAGCGGCGACAGTATGGAGCCGACCCTGTTGTCCGGGGATCTTGCCCTGGTGGATCATGGGCGCAACTACGTGGATCCGCAAGGCGGCATCTATGCGATCGCGCTCGACCAAACAATCATGATCAAGCGAATACAGGTGATGCATCCTTCGATGCGCCTGAAGGTTATCAGCGACAACAATCGTTACGAATCAATTGAGACAAATCCGGACCAGTTGCGGATCAATGGGAAAGTTATCTGGTTTGGAAGGGAGATTGAACGATGAAAAAAAGCGTGATTGTTCTTCTTTTATTTACAGGCGCTTTTTCTTGCGGAAGAGATTCAAGTTCCGGAGGGGCGCCATCCGCCACGTGTGATTCAAATTGTGCTGCGGCCGGTGCCTGTAGTGGCCATAACGGTGTTAATTGTTCAGCTGGACCCGATAGCGACGGATCTGTTATTTGCACCGATGGATATTTGGGTTCCTCTGTTACTTATCATTGTTTTTAAGCAAAGGAGACATTATGCGACGCTCCGTTATTACCGTTTTATTATTAATGATATTTTCATGGAGTCACCTCTTTGCCGGAGATCTTCCTAAATTTTCGATCACGGGACAACATAAAAAGTCGGCGATCTCCATTCTTGTAACTCAAAACAACGCTACTCCTGAAAAACTAAAGAAGCTTATTGAAGAGTTTCGGTTGGCGAGACAATCTAATGTCCTTTCGAAGTTCATCCCTCCAACCACAAAAGGGGGGTCGCTTGGACCATATGCCATTGTTGATATATACGTGTTCTCCGATGCATCGTGGTCTACTTCTGAACGTCTTACCCGTTTTATTAAATCGAATATGACATCCCCGTCTGATAGAAATTATTCGAAGAAATTTATCGCTAAAATTAAGGCTTATTACCACTATTCAATTCCAA harbors:
- a CDS encoding helix-turn-helix domain-containing protein, whose amino-acid sequence is MKKDIFQIVESIKKEGEYSSDGEVAAAFDMTKTALSNHKARRTIPYEALSTFCDRSGFSLDWLLTGTGAVRRGGYDQGPVHSIVSENRADFGDYEFVSQVRGEISAGGGLIPDNAVELKIAFRKEWIKRRGDPNNMSLIRVSGDSMEPTLLSGDLALVDHGRNYVDPQGGIYAIALDQTIMIKRIQVMHPSMRLKVISDNNRYESIETNPDQLRINGKVIWFGREIER
- a CDS encoding helix-turn-helix domain-containing protein — its product is MLRPVDIKIRLLKKGISQAKIARSQDVVRSYVTHVIAGRNKNQRLRQAIADAIGMVVSDIWPNEKNNKRAA